The Glycine soja cultivar W05 chromosome 19, ASM419377v2, whole genome shotgun sequence genomic sequence ATTGATGAATGagaattcaataaatatattttttgggtaggtttaatatacaaaaatttctatgtaacatgaatCCTTCTAGTCATGTTCCTTGACAAAGAAATTGCTCAATTAGCAAATATGAAATTGTACATCTTGAAGGGAGAGACATACAAAAGCATGAGTTGtaagtttatttattatatttagtttATTGAATATGTACGCTTAAATTACAAGttaaaaattgatgattttataaaataagaatgatTGTGGTATTTGGATAGCAACATTGGATGATGCAAATGGGTGCAAATAGTTACAAAATACaagtttaaatattaaatttagttaattattttatattgttaaattttataactatattatttataatgatcTTATTCAATAGGAATAAAATTGTGCgtgagtttatttaaattttttaaaaaatgactttaAAATAAGCActtttcatataaatatttttttaagaagcagataataattaatttttaaaacaaataattttttaaagcagaaataatttaaataaacacattaaaaaacataattttttttaaataaactcatattttaataaataaattagtccGTCGAATAAAAAATACCTGTTGTTTAAACCATAAAACGAAAAGAAATAAATCctgtcattttaaaattatttctattctattttttctcttccaaatatcttaaattattttttatccaccGCATTCTTTTCTAATTTCTCACCTATCGACTAATCGTACTGGGATTAATTGATAAGAAAGACTCCTCTTGATTAAatatagagaaagaaaaaaaggaaatataaagaATGATCAATGTAAACAGATAGATGGCTTCAGCAACGTCAACTTCATAGAGCTACCATACATAGGTACTGCCATGAGTTTCTCCCTTCTCTATTCTTAATTTGGACTTCCACACCAAATTATGCACCATAACAAGTTTTCTCTTGAATTAACCATTCAATTGGTAATGGGGTTACAAGATAAGATtgatttgagaaagaaaaaagaggttATGACTTAGGAGTTTAAATCTTTTTACtgacaaaaatacaaaattaacaataaaatacaaattttatatttgataatcTCTTTAATCAATCATGAAATATTactaatcaatataaattataatgaaatatttaaaactaaattactatcaaaataattttttataatattatatttttttaaacataaaaaatgattatatttttattttaatttacatttttatatttgaataagtatttacatatgatataattaattaaattaatattttcttagatatacattttatcatttttttaaacatgtgTGCAATACACAAAATACTTATTAATAGATAAAGGCAATGACATTTTTGTTGGTAACCCTAACCTCGAACTACTACAACAGATAATAAAGTGTATTATggctttttacaaattaatacacatgagattatattattaattggctaataaaaattcaaaaatcctTAAAATAACTACCCAAATCTACCTTTCTAAGTTTATAAAAGGAGATCCAAAGTAAATAACACAGATGACATGACACCACgaaaccaaattaaaaactGCGCCTTCTCTGTCTCTGTTTGTTCTTCTCACTTCATATTCTCTCTCTGTGTATATCTCTTCACTCTTATTATTCCTTCTCTTCTCAACGACGATGGAGGAGCCATCAGCAGCAACAACGTTGTTGCTGAACAGCGAATATTCGAGGCTGTTCGTCGAGGACACGGACTTGTACAATCGCATTGTGTTGGGAACCCTCTTGCCGCACTTCGTGTGGGGCCCACTCCCGCACTTCCTCCAGACGTGGCTTCGCAATTACCTCGGCGGCGTCCTCCTCTACCTCCTCTCCGGCCTCCTGTGGTGCTTCTACATTTATTATTGGAAGCGCAACGTTTATGTTCCCAAAGGTtttactctttctttttctacccTTCCTTTTTTTATGTGCGTGTGTGTTTTTCTATTGCGAAGGTTGAGTCTAGCGGAAGGGATTAGtcttttttgtactttttttagCGCTATGAATTAAGGTTTTTATATTTAGTGTTTGACCTTGTCTCGAATATGATTGTATTCAAAAGAGGATATCTGTGGGGGAgctgaattttttttggtatgTTTCTCTGTCTGGTTTTGTTAAAGATGGCATATTTTGGCTCTGATGTGAAATGGGTTTTGATTAGTTTGTTAATCTGGTTCCTTCTTGCTTTGGTTttaaccttcttcttcttcttctttttttagaaaaaaaatatattttttttgggctTTTGGTGTTTTGGATTTTTGTTCCTGTATCACTGTTTCTTGTTTTGGGGTTTAAGATTATGGGGTGGTGGATTGGAGTTCAATTGGATTTGGGGTCTTCCAGTGTGTGATTTTCAGTGGttgactttttgtttttaatgttttttaataatgttaaggTGTTTGCTTGGATGGATTATGCTTCTCTAACTGTAACGTTTATGCTGATGCGTGTGATTTctggttttcttttcttagatCTGTTTTCTgactctttatttttcttatattttatatattatgagCTGTTTGGTAAGCTGAGTGATTGGTTCTCATCTAATTGATGTATTGTGCCCTCTAAGTATTGTTGGTTCTCTTGTTAAGCTAGATAATTTAACTGGGTTTTTCCCATTTGTATTTGTGTCAGAAACTTTGGTTTTTAACCGTGTCGAGTGGTGTTGTGTGATCCATGTAGCTGACATCACCTAGTTGGATaagactttgttgttgttgtatttgtGTCTGATCCATTTAATAATCTCACTTAGTGAGAGAAGGCTTTTgtagttgtttgtgtttgtgtaacGTCTGAGAAAAGGATGTGGAGAGGTTTTTCCTTAAAAGCTAGTTTTCCTGTTTCACATTAAGCAACAATCAGGGACTTTTGGCCTTGTTCTGTAAAAATCACTGAACCAAATATGAAGCTTGTTCTTTCAAATAATACTTACAATACTGCTGACATTCTGTTAAGTTAGATTATGGAGTTGACTGTATGCGGgacttgaattttttaaaacttgggCTGTTACTTTCCCTTTTGAAATGACTACTTATCTTTATGCATTTTTAGAGAGGGCTTTTATTGAACTCTGCTATGATCTTTCCAATTGCAGCCTCAACGTTAAGGTCTTTGTGACTCCAATTGCAGTTTACATCAGCCACATTTGTCCACAATTTTTCACGATATTAAGGATTCCAATGAAACTGTAACcggacaaaaatttaaaaccttggtttATATAAGTGTGCTACTGGAAGTTTTACAAGAGGGATCATACTGCTGGTGGATTGTTTTATAGTATACTCTATTGTTTAGTCAATCAAAAGATTGATGTTCATTGTTTCATACACAACATATAAAATGACTAGAGCCTCATTTAGATAGCTGCTATGCatttttgtttaacttttaTTCCTAACGAATAGTAATTGTCAGTTGGCCATGAAGGACAATTTGAAGTTGTTCTCTGCTTCATCATAGTTTGATGGCTTGCTGAAACATGATAGAACTTTTTAACTTTAACTGTAACTTGCCCACTGGGATAATAGTTATATTTTACCTCTTGCTTTATGTCAGGCAGTAGCATGAAATAATGTTTATTGCTGCAGACTGCAGTTTCTGAAGCCTGAGACTAGTTGTGTACATCTATCTTTTGACTGACTCTAGAAAGTTCGAGTTATTGTAGGCGTAACTCAACTAAGTAGAAAAATTGTATTGTATGACTTTCATTGACCAAACTAATGGCCTTTTTCAAGTATAcctgtatttaatttttgtgtgtCATTGTCTTTTTAGTTCTTTATTTCTTTGTATAAGGTGCTTATAggactttttgtaattttgatttcttgatatatttaaatctacCATTGCAGATGCTATTCCCTCTCGAAGAGCCATGCTCTTGCAAATATCTGTTGCTATGAAAGCCATGCCTTGGTACACTTTGCTTCCAACTGTTTCGGAGTACCTGGTAGAAACTGGCTGGACAAAGTGCTATCCTAGATTATATAATGTTGGTTGGCTTGCATACCTTGTGTATTTAGCAATTTATCTAAGTATTGTAGAGTTTGGTATTTATTGGATGCACAGAGAACTGCACGACATAAAACCGCTTTACAAATATCTTCATGCTACCCATCACATCTACAATAAACAGAACACTCTCTCCCCTTTTGCTGGTAAGTACATTAAATATTCAACATTTCAATGCTGCTGTCATAGTTATGTCAATCTAAAAACTCTATTTATCCATGTAGTaattcttttaactttttataatgCCTGATATGAAGATAGTTCATAGtgtcttaaaaaaatgtttgtctaTTGTTGagttatttcataatttatgCGTATGCTGCGGTAGATGTTACTGATTTTAAGGATTAGAGCTTGGTAAGAATTCCACATCATGTGATTTTGATGGATTGTTTCCCCATTGAACTTCCAAGTTTATCACTGATAGTACTCCTTTATCATTTGGAATGTAAGTTTGATGATATTCTAGCTCTGAAATAAAAGCTGTCCTTCT encodes the following:
- the LOC114400601 gene encoding delta(7)-sterol-C5(6)-desaturase-like; the protein is MEEPSAATTLLLNSEYSRLFVEDTDLYNRIVLGTLLPHFVWGPLPHFLQTWLRNYLGGVLLYLLSGLLWCFYIYYWKRNVYVPKDAIPSRRAMLLQISVAMKAMPWYTLLPTVSEYLVETGWTKCYPRLYNVGWLAYLVYLAIYLSIVEFGIYWMHRELHDIKPLYKYLHATHHIYNKQNTLSPFAGLAFHPLDGILQALPHSLCLFFMPIHFTTHLVLIFIEGIWTANIHDCIHGKLWPVMGAGYHTIHHTTYRHNYGHYTIWMDWLFGTLHNPEEDEGKAM